The segment tgatgagagggagagagatcagcgcgagtggggagagcgaggagaactggcggtaagcagaagctaagaaaattaggaaaatattattattaaggttatgatactctgtagttctggaacccattaatatccctttgatgaagcactaataagacaaatattataagagaaacattcgttagcctccaagctagtaagctggcttttttaggttttccctggcaagttaaaatatagcttaatgggactctgatagttgtctcattgaaagttaaccaacattcatgaacaattacTGGCAGCTGGCAGCTTGTTTTGTTTAGTGTATTTACTTATTTGGTTATAAGGGCAACAGTGGTCTTTTGGGACCTGAAGAAAATGTTTATAGTCAGCTTGTTGTGGTAGTTTTGATTGACAATATATAGAATGAATAATATAGAAATAGATAAAAAATGGAGGCACACATGTAGTTTTGACCATTAACTGTGTGGTATTGTTATGTCAATGCCTATTTGTATGGACCTCTATCAGGGAATCCATTCATTCTGTATCATTGTGTTGAGCCAGGTAGCAtccccagaggaggagagtgaggagagcaaagagcaggaggacatagattactttgcccgccccgagccatctatgttacagatgtttttacaacataccagaaatccagttgtgcagacggtattcacctgtaaagatGGCACCAGCAGGAAGTGGCGTCATATTGCAAGGGACGtcatatgttgttttgttttgtatgtctggcatttgggaagaggactgacactggcacatttataactggaatgtcagattggaggcacgcacaccagcgtacagaggagcacaaaaagagcattacacattcaacctgtgctgaagcttttttcttacggTGCTCTAAAGCAGACATCGAAAGCATGTTTGCTGGCAGTCAGATGTCTGCTCATAGGGAACAAGTCCGAAAGAGACGTCAGGTTTTGGAGCGTGTGGTGGATGTGGTGAAAGTGCAGGCAGGTGGAGAATGAGGGAGCATATATGCTAGCTGACAACACCGTGGACCACGGTAACTTTTTGGAGCTCATCCTTTTATTAGGAAAGTATGATGTCTGGTTAAAAGAGCATCTGGATGATTGCGTAGAGAAGAGCAAGAAATTGCACCAATCCAGTGGAACAAAAGGTAGAGGGTCTCTCATCACCCTACTCTCCAAAACTACTGTTAACTCCATCATAGAAACTGTTCGTAGTCTAATCAAAGAAAGTATCTCCAGTGATGTCCAGAAGGCCGGAATGTCTTCTGTTCAGCTGGACACAACACAAGACATAACTTCTCAGGATCAGTGTTCAGTAatcttaaaatatgtcaatgaGACTGTGCAAGAGAGGCTTGTGGCTTTAGTGAAGTGCCACGCATCCACCGGACAATACTTCAAGCATCTGAAACTGGACAAGGGCATGTGTGTATAGGTAATGCAACGGATGGAGCATCCAATATGAAAGGCCGGTACAAAGGATTTTCTGCACTGATTACCTCCCAGTCACCCACTCATGTCCATGTGTGGTGCTATGCTCATGTTCTTAATCTTGTCCTGGCTGAAACTACCCAAAATGTCATCGAATGTGGAACACTTTTCAACCTAATCAATGACATAGCAGTGTTTATCAGGGAGTCATATCAGAGCGTCAATCTGTGGGAGAAACAAGCCCAAGAAAAGATGCCGTCGACTCATCCTGTAGACTCATCTGGTCCTATCTCTATCGTGTTGTCATAGAAAGGGGAGGCAGGGCACTATAGGGTCCCCCCCCCTTaaattaactagaagtcatcatttaaggggttatttttaaaacttttcttcTGGGGGGTGGGCATACCCCCCcagacattacattgcatttagctgaggattttatccaaagcgacttacaataagtgcgttccaccaggaagacacaaccttgaagaaaacagaatcataaagtacatcaggtttcatagagccaaacatttcaagtgctactcaactggctttagataagccagtcctttagtatataagtgctttgttaacaattctatcgctcgaagtggagtcgaaagagatgaattttcagtctggaagatgtgtaagctttctgctgtcctgatttcaatggggagctcattccaccattttggagccaggatagcaaacccacgtgtttttgctgatgggaacttggtttggcctacctgcctgtcagccttccatctgtgcacaaacttatcttgtgccctcattggtcatgtgcgcgttcgtgtgtggtggaggagtggctctgtaaggaagtctgaagttggtgcatcatggcatgtggctcattaaaaaataagtacagctattgtctccctcttgtataactggtgccccacctgcagcaggtaatgcagggttgccaactctcacgcatctagcgtatgacacacgctttcactctcaatctcacgctctcacgctgcccaaactattctcaagccaaaaacaagatgaaccggtgatcgtcttttgttggttatttacaatgttgagttgacagctgctcaagttgttgatccgctccctccccgcctccaccaccatcagacccccctattagtgctcggtcactgttcgctttgtgagagggtttgaaggtctaatttctaatgattgatagttacacatacttgttgtatgtattagtttagtttgcccctggtacgtaaaaaggataataatagcgtttttttaaattatactgagttattcttcttgtcaataaccgctactatttgtttgttttatggatttgggCCGGCTGGGTCTAAATGCCAGGGCCGATTTGCTGTCCCAGTCCAGCCCTGTGTGTAAcccttcctggtaaatacatgATTCTGCAAAAGCTTAACTCAGCATCTAGGTTTATGAATGGCATACAACTAGATGCTGTCATCAGTAATGTTATAGTTGTAgttatattgttgttgttgttgttgttgttgttgttgttgttgttgttgttgttgttgatgtttcCTTTCCATTTCTTTAAACagtaaatatattattttgtcaTTACAGCTTGAGAAACTCCATGCCATTGGCTTTAAACCAGTGCTGCTTCTTGGCAAGGAGACCAAGAAGAAGGACGTCAAATGTGAAATCCTAACCCCTCGCTGCACACTGACCGTCTATGCCCAGGATTACCTTGGCAAGATAGGCACTTTTTATGAGTACCTTTGTGAAGGTGAGATGCTTGCACTATATCTTCACAGTATTGTGCACACAAAATGTTTGTATCAATAGAGAGCTTAACATTTCCTTATAATCAACACAGTTATATGGAATGAGTTTGGATCAACTCATTTAATAAAGTCAGTTAAGTTAACAACAACTTACAGCGACTGTTTTCAATCCATCCAAATCTTGGCGACAACAACTTGATCCAGTATTTATCCTTTGATTCAGCCAGAAAGCAGTCATTCGAGCCATTTATTTGGGTTTGGCAAACTATATTTTTGTGAGACAACTAACACACATCATTTCTATCTGTTAACTGTCACTATTTTTAGCTGCAAAGTATTACAAAAGTTGAAAGTAATTGCAAAATATTTAGGGATATGGacaacgtttgactgtttattATTTTAGCAAACTACATACAATAAATACGTTTTTAAACACTGAGTATGTAGCCTCATGAGACATAGCTCACTGCAGAGGGGACTTGTGGACATTGAACTGTTATGTATCAGGAAATAGGTAGGCAAGTTTAATTTGAAAAAACATTTTGGGGTATTGTGCTACCACTTCCGCATTCATTGTATACAAATTGAAAGTTGTTAATGTCAAGGTAGTTAGGTTTGATGACTGAAATGTATGTTGAGGCTTGAGCCATCCCTTAAGCAATTTCCTTTTAGCAAACCGTTCCTAAACTGTTTCCTTTATCAACGCCCAAAAGGGAGAAATATTTTGAGGTTAATGGTAAGAGCACAATACATGAAGACGATCCCAGTTGACCACATATTCAGTTTGGCAGTTCTGTATTGAGGTCATGTTTTTCGGGTTGTAAACAAAAGCAGTTATCCAGTGCATCCAGAGGtccctttacattacatttagcagaTGTTTTTATCCAAAACGACTTGCTACTTATTTGATAGCACTTACTGTAAGCAAAACACGTTTGCATCAGTCTCATCTGAACAAAATGTGTGGATGTAAATAATGTAAGGGAACATACATGCACACGTCTATATGTTGTCTACCGACAAATTGACATGGAATGTAGACACAAATCGGAAGAATAACATCGCAAAACCATAAATGGTTGACTGGATAAATACCACTATTACTCTGCTATTAACTTTGACTGCACACAGTCCTATGACATGACAGTATATTTTTGACCCTGTCTGGAAACATACATTAAGCACGCAGTATTTCTGATTTCTAGATATATGAGTTAACCTCTTTGTCTTAAGCAAGTCAAGACCAACATTTGTTTAACTTGCACAGGTTGGACACAGGACTCCACTGGCCAGGGGGTTGCGGAAAATCCTGAGGAAGAGAGAGTCACGCTGAACCTCACACCCTGTGACCCATCTGAACCAGAAAACAACTGGCAGGACTCCACGGGCCAGGGGGTTGCGGAAAATCCTGAGGAAGAGAGAGTCACGCTGAACCTCACACCCTGTGACCCATCTGAACCAGAACACAACTGGCAGGACTCCACGGGCCAGGGGGTTGTGGAAAATCCTGAGGAAGAGAGAGTCACGCTGAACCTCACACCCTGTGACCCATCTGAACCAGAAAACAActggcaggaggcagggaccacAGAGAGCCAGGTGCCAGAGACAAGCAccgtgcaggtggaggtgctgAAGACCCCCCCCGTGAAGCAGTGCACCATCATAGAGGTGGGGCAGGAGGAGCAGCCCCAGCGGGATGATATGAGACGGGCTACCACCAAGGAGGGGCCAGGTAATAAAATAGATAGATCgaatgggagggatgaaaccctgaCCATAGGGGTAAACTTCGAAGCAACTCATGCAACAACGTCATGCAGCATATTTAAACTTTATACTCAAGAACTGCATTTAAATATGACACTGTCCCATAATGAACATACGGGGAATAAACTTAGGTTTTTGAATCAAAGTTAAACACAACATGTTAATATTTATCAAACTATTCCTTACACATAATGTATGGAGTCAATTATATAGgcaagaaaaaacaaaacacctagACTTCATAGATCACCCTCAATTAAATCGCAATAACACAAAAATATCTGTACCTAACACCTATTGCATCATGTGATGCTGCATTTGTTGGATGTATTTTGAAACTTGAGTTTAAGCTTAACTTggtatactgtatgtatatagTAATATTTCTTCTTCAACCCACAGCTGTGAGGACAGGGTCCGTGAGGGACACAGTACTTGGTCCTAGAGGCAAAAAGAAAAAGTCAGGTATGTTAACAGTATTAAGTATTTTGACTGATTATAAACATTTGCATGAGTCGAATTGATTGGTATTCTAATAAATCTATCGACATGTACTTTAGAAAAGTGCATGTTAACGCAGTGATTGATGCTTCTTCAGTGAGTTAACAATGCTATATTGTGACTAATAACTATAACTGATACATTATCCagcggtcgagatgggttttctccgcagggtggctggcgtctcccttagggataaggtgagaagttcggtcatcagggagggactcggagttgagccgctcctccttcacgtcgaaaggagccagttgaggtggttcgggcacctagttaggatgccacctgggcgcctcactagggaggtgttccaggcacgtccagctgggaagagaccaaggggtagacctcggaccaggtggagggattatatctcttcgctggcctgggagcgccttgggatcccccagtcagagctggttgatgtggccagggaaaaggtttggggctctctgctggaactgctacccccgcgacccgaccacggataagcgggagaagatggatggatggatggatggatggatggatggatggatggatggatggatggatggatggatggatggatacattATCCAAAAATCATTATCCAAAAATCCAAAGGGCTTTAATTGTCTATATTTTCTTTGGTCATCTCAGGCTCAGCAGTGGTATGGCCATTCAAACAAGCATCCCATGTTAGGACTGAGAGCAGCTTGGTTCCATTTCAATGATGTATACAGTAACTTTTGACCAGTGTTAATAGTGTGGTCACTTTTCATCGTGCAAGTCTGGTTGCTACTTAAGTGTTCatagttgtatttattttatttctaataTGACTAATACTGTATGTGGAACCTGCTTTGATGTTCACAGATTGCTCCTACCACACTCGCCTAGAAACTTTCCCCATCAGGAGTATAATAAAAGAAAGAATGAGAAAGGTTAGACAGGAATAAAAGTAATGCATAGGGTGTGgtttatgatgatgatgatgatgatgatgatgtgctttataattattattaattagagATTTGTTTTCTTCTCTTGATAGGGAAAAGCAGAAATGTTGGTGGAGTGGGAGCCCTGTCCAGTATGGTATATATCTTCCAGTTAATTGGCTTCATGTCATCTGATGTAGTCCCATGTTGGAGAACAAACACATGATATTTAACAAATGCAAAACATCCAGATCTACCACCAGTCCTCTTATATATTTCACTGCTGTTATTCTAAAGCAGTTGAAGTAGTGTAGGAACAAATGATTGTTTAActtcattgtttttattgtttgtttgaaaaTTTGTTTTCATTTCTATGTTCACTTTTTCTAAATGGTGGTGGTCGTTAATAAATGGAAAATGAAACATTTACTTATATAAATTGAGTTATAAGATGTTTGCTTCACACATGGTTTATGCTTTTCGGAAAGACAAAACCAGGAACTGTAACTAACATTATTCCATTCTGTTTTCAGTGGCAAGGAGTGGGCTCATTCCTGGCAGCCGAAGAATTCTCCGGGATAATGCATAAAAATAAAATCGGTTATTTGCACTCCAGTTTTGTTTTTGCACATTTATTCTCTTGTTGATATGCTCCATTTGAGTCACATTTAATATGTTTCTATTAGAAATAAGATGAAAACCTCCACCAAAATGCATTTCACTTTTTAGGAAATTACAGTTGAAATACTACATGATTTCATTGTCAGTGATAGGAACACCATAACCTATATTAAGCATATTCATGTGTGAAATCTGGTACTTTGCCATCCACTGccttatttaatttgtttaacTTCCGATGTATAACGCTTTGGAGGTAGGCTTGCatataaagcgtctttgggtttcaGAAAAGCACTAtaaaaatcaaatgtattatatcaTTTAATTATAGGCCCAATTAAAATTATCCTGATCTGGATCACTGTGGTTTTGCTACTACATTTGAAAGCTTTTGGGGACATATTTAAATGCTTGAGATATTAAAATGGTAGTGATTACTTTGAATTTTCTTTTTCACTTATTGAAAACCACAACTCGAGTATCAGGATGGTCTTTATCTGGAAAGTTATCCACATCTCATCACCACGTTGTCACGGCGTCCCTTTGTCACGTCACAGATACGGTACCCGAACTCGCCGCCCGGAAGTACTAGACAAACGATActgccgttgctaaggaggcaAAAGTGCAAATTTGTattgtatatttttttaaacacagggtTTGGTTTCGCATCGCGCCCGATTGACGGATTTCTGAAAGGGTATGGAGCCTATTCGGCCGTCAACGCAAGACAAGTCGAACGAGTCCACGCACACACGCCGGAAGAACTACAAATATGTCAGCTCTGTGTACTTCGTAGCGATTTTTGGACGCGTATCtaatgggaattgtagtttgtTGCGCTGCTCTCATATCATTTCAATGGGTTAACTTTCTATttttctgtgtttttgtatgttTTGAGCTGAGGTGCCAACTCAACATACAATGTTGATGAAATGAAtgaaatttggtgatgattaatggtttttgtgttaatgtaatagcagttaaaacaggaccggtcaaatttgaccgcgaacaccaaagtaagggagGGGGGGGAACGAATACAATAGGAGGGTTTTAATGTAACCAttgcttatgacattgatgatattttaaataaaaaaacatattccCTAAAATGTGGAAGCTCTGGATGCCATACAAATGAATAGTTGATGTTTTTTAGGGCCACAAGTTTGGCACTAGAGCACCTAGTGTTATCAAACGCATTTCAATGGTGAAACTATCCAAAAATATTGCATATGACAATATTTTCCACTACGATGAAAGGCGTGTAAACAACCCTACCACTACTAGGCctacaaccctaattatattgaaaaacattttagaatgcctcacgaaatactttaatgtaaattaaaatgtgaagggatgtgtgtgatgtggtgattgacattattcacccacggatctatgggttgggtATTGTTCAgcggttaaataaagctcttctgaccttagctgtcatgtgggtattaatgctgcacaagccattttcaccccatttattaattatatgttttaaatgtgagtgtttccgatcccctaaacctccatggatgtacacagtttaatactggcaacttcttattacgggaaatatgaaaacgtcttttaaaactacaattcaaagcagagacgtgccatagatagagaacatgttgtgaaacacacaatagccagcatgtgtagttctggtgacGGTTGGGGGGGTGGTGGACCCGTTGAAATCCAGGTTTGGACAgtggttccatttcaaagtgctgttcgatgctcggcgtaaccctcggcgcacactcaaacatccaatcagagcttgaggactatcacggggtttgtccatgggtttgtcaagcgaagcggagagaatactcaCTTCCGGTTGTcaaattctctaaagcaaatgagctgctccgaccctcggtcctgacggactccaacttgtgtttattaatcaaacaaataaatacacacaaggataattatgtgttgttgactaaataacagtgtgtggtttagagaagaatacaaaattagaaagaaaaaacgatgaaacaataccaatttcagtattctgagcccctactctccccataactgatggcaacaaaagtcctacattattcaattacaataaagaagtaaaaacaataagggtATACTAAttacgggttgggagtgagaacgtgttgctgtacaacaaatcacctggttggaagagaactctctgctccatagtttctctcttcactgTACATTTGACATATTCAGggtaatatttaatattccatctgtCACATACTTATGTAAATATAATACCTTGCTTTATATCTTGTTATTGCTCATTTGtacattcaacatgtatattttcttctttatttcttgtctttttatttgtattgtataatGCCATGTGTTttaatgctgctgcaacacaaagatttcccaaattgggatcaataaagttctaTCTTATCTTAAACGAACAACCAGTGTTCCGGGTGAGGATCATCTCTTTACAAAAATATTCAAGTGCTAACCCATATTGTTACTTCTAAATGAATTTATTTCCAAACATATTATAATGCAGTGTGATGTAAACAACAAAAAGTACCACAGAAGTATGCTTAATATTTATTCATCAATCAACCACATCAATAACATTgtttttaaaacaataaaatggtCCTCTCTGGCAATGATTTATTTATGCGTTTCACCACAATACAAGTAAAAGGCCACCATAAGGGTGTATGTCTTGATTCTAGAGCGTTGGGGTTAGTCTAACATGAAAAGCATGGACAACAGAACATAAAATCAAGTTATGCAAACGATTATAACATACAGTATTAAGAAATCATACAACACAACCATTTTTTAATGATTTAACTatgtatattaaacatgtacatTCTATGTGTCAATAAAATATAACAATGTATTAATTGATGTTTATCTCAATGTCCCTAATTATACATCCTAAAAGACTGTGCATTGTACATGTTGATTTAAGTACTTCAATCAATCAGGTTAATAGCTGGAGATCAAAAAGGAAATATAACTGACAAAGCAATTAAAGCAAGGAACGCAAACGAAAGCTGTTATTGGCCTGCGGTGTAACAGGTGCAGTCATATAAAGTTAATGACAGGTAAATCCTATAAGAGATCGAAAATAATAATGATGCATAGGCATCCCGTTCTGGGAAGAAAGGGAAAGACGTCCTGCTCTTGGACAATAATGTGCTCACCAAGTTGTATGGTAACCAGCAAGATATACTTGGACATTTAGGAATTTACATTCTAGTGTTTCAAAAAGGATCAAAAGTGAATGGTTCATTGCTCAGGATGCATTCCAGGGAGGCTGAGCATTTTGTTCAATACAATTTAAGTTGTGTACAAGTGAAATATTTGGCCTGATGCTGCGGCATAGGGAAAAGTCATATGGTCAACATATTCAAGTGTGATTTTCCATTGAGGAGTATGAATACAATCTCTAAATATAAAGTCAGTAAAGTATTTACATTTCTGATAGCACATCAAGTCTTGGCAGATATTCGTGCTTGAGAGCAGCAGCAATTTTAACGCTGCCGACAGACATTTGTACCAGGTAGTATTGCAGTACTGTAGAATGGACATGATCACAGATGTAAAGAACAACAGAAGAATTTCTCTGCTCGCGCCAAAAGACCTAAGACGGCGGAGAAAATAAATtctttgttttgtccttttGCACAGATAATCAATGTGATCCTTCCATGACAGCAGATGGTCAATAATtacacccaggtatttgtatgaAACTCCCTGCTTGATCTCATCTGTATGGATGACAATGGGGACTTTATGGGAGTCAGATGGTGAGCCAAAAATGATTTCCTCAGTTTTCTTGGTGTTGATCTCAAGAGCATTGTTATCAGTCCACTCGACCACCTGATTTACAGCCTGTTGGTGCAGCTCAGGGTCGTCTGTGTTACTGAGCAGAGATATTATTGCAGTATCATCAGAGTACTTAATGATGAATTGATTTGGTGTGTTGGTACGACAATCATCAGTGTAGAGAGTAAAGAGCACAGCTGAACTCACGCAGCCCTGGGGGGCCCCTACATTGGTTGTGATGGCAGATGACAGGGTTTTGTTAACCTTCACAAGTTGCTCTCTACTGGTGAGGAAAGCAGCATACCAGTAAATCAGGTATGGATTTACTTCCATTTTGGCcatttttgacaccaagatgtctgcTTGTATTGTGTTGAATGCTGATGAGAATGAGAAAAAGCCATTTCTTGGAATGTTGTGCAGGTAAAATAAACCATAgttacttactaattagtgacaatttgtactagggatgccagtgattattcgattattcgttacagtctccataatcgaatattatttttaaaaatcgattttatttgtatattttttaattattatttatgtattttttttttttctggcttagtttcaaccaacaTAGGGAGAGTGGGGTAAGTAGTGCCAATTTTTACTTAAAGTGCCTTTAAAGCAAGGGGATTActgttatgttttgcatggggcttttgttgtttttgtgtttaacttgttgtgtgctccttttacccctcactactctgtctttctgtctctgcagggctggtgtgtgacaggggggcgtggctggttactcctggctgcagatgaggcacacctgtccccactcacttgattacctgctctttaagagcctggccctcacctcacttctctgccagagtattttttcatgctgtcccgcggtccggagtgcctttctgcagcctggagtctgttgtAGTTGGTTTAGGAGTTCttttgagttttggtcggaaacgtttttccgcagctttgtttttggtttactacggccagccaagctccctgtcgtcagtacctgccttggattaccttgtctattaaactttttgaaactttatttttgtcagtctctgctttggggtcccaGTAGTATCTAAACGTCACAGAATACTCTGGCCAATATGGACCCCGCAGAGAATGAGAGACTCAGGGAAGCGCTTGCTGCTCAAGGGGTAATGATAGGGCAACATGACAGAGCTCTGCAGAGAGTTATGGAAGCGATTCAGGATTTAACCGCCGGTGTGACCAACATCGGAGGCCGTATGGAACAGGTCGCAGCACATCTCTCCACACTCCCGCCGACTGCCGATGCTCAAGCTACAGACCCTGCTCCTCCACCTCAAGCTGATCCAGAACGACAGCGCTGCAATCCTCGTGAGCCCTTTATCCCCACACCC is part of the Pseudochaenichthys georgianus chromosome 24, fPseGeo1.2, whole genome shotgun sequence genome and harbors:
- the LOC117440136 gene encoding uncharacterized protein, whose product is MPGGSTKKTCPFCQNILFCAQKICAHCLKEQPRKLRLEKKLKRFDEKREGWVSGRKKNHNIASIKDEAIVLLEKLHAIGFKPVLLLGKETKKKDVKCEILTPRCTLTVYAQDYLGKIGTFYEYLCEGWTQDSTGQGVAENPEEERVTLNLTPCDPSEPENNWQDSTGQGVAENPEEERVTLNLTPCDPSEPEHNWQDSTGQGVVENPEEERVTLNLTPCDPSEPENNWQEAGTTESQVPETSTVQVEVLKTPPVKQCTIIEVGQEEQPQRDDMRRATTKEGPAVRTGSVRDTVLGPRGKKKKSDCSYHTRLETFPIRSIIKERMRKGKAEMLVEWEPCPVCGKEWAHSWQPKNSPG